In Apteryx mantelli isolate bAptMan1 chromosome 26, bAptMan1.hap1, whole genome shotgun sequence, a single window of DNA contains:
- the EFHD2 gene encoding EF-hand domain-containing protein D2: MERLFRQYDAGKDGFIDLMELKLMMEKLGAPQTHLGLKNMIKEVDEDLDSKLSFREFLLIFRKAAAGELQEDSGLHALARLSEIDVSTEGVKGAKNFFEAKVQAINEASRFEEEIKAEQEEKKKQAEELKQRKAAFKELQSTFKQ; encoded by the exons GTACGACGCGGGCAAGGACGGCTTCATCGACCTCATGGAGTTGAAGCTGATGATGGAGAAGCTGGGAGCGCCGCAGACGCACCTGGGGCTGAAAAACATGATCAAGGAGGTGGACGAAGACCTGGACAGCAAGCTCAGCTTTCGGGAG TTCCTCCTGATTTTCCgcaaggcggcggcgggcgagctgCAGGAGGACAGCGGGCTGCACGCCTTAGCCAGGCTCTCCGAGATCGACGTCTCGACCGAGGGGGTGAAAGGCGCCAAGAACTTTTTTGAGGCCAAG GTCCAAGCCATCAACGAAGCCAGCCGCTTTGAGGAGGAGATCAAGgctgagcaggaggagaagaagaagcaGGCGGAGgagctgaagcagaggaaagcggCCTTCAAAGAGCTGCAGTCGACCTTCAAGCAGTGA
- the CTRC gene encoding chymotrypsin-C produces MLGLFCLAVLLGCASGCGRPAVPPLVRVVGGEDARPHSWPWQISLQYSFLGSWSHTCGGTLIHPSWVLTAAHCISSSRTYRVVLGKQNLAEQEPGAVAAAVEKIIVHENWNSYLIINDIALIKLAKPVQESESIQAACLPPSGLLLPQGYPCYVTGWGRIRTNGPLADVLQQALLPVVDEATCTQSDWWGSLVKSTMVCAGGDGIVSGCNGDSGGPLNCQRDGLWEVDGIVSFGSSLGCNTLRKPTVFTRVSAYIDWINEVGARPGPGAGGAAAAAAGSHQRSSVPIA; encoded by the exons ATGCTCGGGCTCTTCTGCCTCGCCGTCCTCCTGGGCTGCG CCTCCGGTTGCGGCCGGCCGGCCGTGCCGCCGCTGGTCCGAGTGGTGGGCGGCGAAGATGCCCGACCGCACAGCTGGCCGTGGCAG ATCTCGCTGCAGTACAGCTTCCTGGGCAGCTGGAGCCACACGTGCGGCGGCACCCTCATCCACCCCAGCTGGGTGCTGACGGCCGCCCACTGCATCAG CTCGAGCAGGACCTACCGCGTGGTGCTGGGCAAGCAGAACCTGGCGGAGCAGGAGCCGGGCGCCGTGGCCGCGGCCGTGGAGAAGATCATCGTGCACGAGAACTGGAACTCCTACCTCATCAT CAACGACATCGCCCTCATCAAGCTGGCGAAGCCGGTGCAGGAGAGCGAGAGCATCCAGGCGGCCTGCCTGCCGCCCAGcggcctcctgctgccccagggctaCCCCTGCTACGTCACCGGCTGGGGACGCATCCGCA CCAACGGCCCGCTGGCCGACGTCCTGCAGCAGGCGCTGCTGCCCGTGGTGGACGAGGCCACGTGCACGCAGAGCGACTGGTGGGGCAGCCTGGTGAAGAGCACCATGGTGTGCGCCGGCGGCGACGGCATCGTCTCGGGCTGCAAC GGGGATTCGGGCGGCCCCCTGAACTGCCAGCGCGACGGCCTCTGGGAGGTGGACGGCATCGTCAGCTTCGGCTCCTCGCTGGGCTGCAACACGCTGCGGAAACCCACCGTCTTCACCCGCGTGTCTGCCTACATCGACTGGATCAACGAGGTGggtgcgcggccggggccgggtgcCGGTGGCGCGGCCGCGGCTGCCGCTGGCTCTCACC AGCGTAGCAGTGTTCCAATAGCGTAA